In Campylobacter vicugnae, a genomic segment contains:
- the mreC gene encoding rod shape-determining protein MreC produces MNKIKFLLIIVCLGFITFYLSDYARSIVINSTNFVLSLYQDTRDFIIETIDEHFDQADEIRALREQNAELEHSATLLSAFAYKLDTLLSEQNSTRFNPDVKLVRAISYMNIGDHDKIWIDFDEFDENRIYGLISQGKTAGIVVNKDGNPLALLQTDPKSTFSVSIGEQQIAGIATGNGKNIVVKFIAQWLNPKIGDEVYTSGLDGIFFGGVPVGKISKVYEEELYKSAIVETDLKIQVPSYLYIVTNQ; encoded by the coding sequence ATGAATAAAATTAAATTTTTATTGATAATAGTCTGTTTAGGATTTATAACATTTTACCTAAGTGATTATGCTAGAAGTATAGTGATAAATAGCACAAATTTTGTGCTATCACTATATCAAGATACAAGAGATTTTATTATAGAGACTATTGATGAGCATTTTGATCAAGCTGATGAGATAAGGGCTCTTAGAGAGCAAAATGCAGAGTTAGAACACTCTGCGACATTGCTCTCGGCATTTGCTTATAAACTAGATACCTTACTAAGCGAGCAAAACTCAACTAGATTTAATCCTGATGTTAAGCTTGTTAGAGCAATATCATATATGAATATTGGAGATCATGATAAAATTTGGATTGATTTTGATGAATTTGATGAGAATAGAATTTATGGCCTAATCTCTCAAGGTAAGACTGCTGGTATAGTAGTAAATAAAGATGGAAATCCATTAGCACTACTTCAAACAGATCCAAAATCTACATTTTCAGTAAGTATTGGCGAGCAACAAATTGCTGGAATCGCTACTGGAAATGGCAAGAATATTGTAGTTAAATTTATAGCTCAGTGGCTAAATCCAAAAATAGGCGATGAAGTATATACAAGCGGGCTTGATGGAATATTTTTTGGCGGAGTGCCAGTTGGTAAAATTAGTAAAGTATATGAAGAAGAGCTATATAAAAGCGCAATCGTTGAAACTGATCTAAAAATACAAGTTCCAAGCTATCTATATATAGTAACAAACCAATAA
- the surE gene encoding 5'/3'-nucleotidase SurE: MKEILITNDDGFEAAGLLALRDKLRQIANVTVVAPSSEKSACAHSITLTRPLRFIQLDDGFFKLDDATPSDCIYLALETMFKHKKPDLVISGINHGANVGEDITYSGTCGGAMEGTLQGVNSIAVSQLYNNDSLDKFGFDLACEITLELVQNIFENGYPLDGREFLNLNIPAVSKNEYKGLKIVPVGQQNYNTNAQIHRNPRGLEYYWLGTPGIRYAADLGYDCDITTLNQNYASLTPIKLDMTSYKSIEILKNWTINER, from the coding sequence GTGAAAGAGATACTTATAACAAATGATGATGGATTTGAAGCTGCTGGTCTGCTTGCTTTGCGTGATAAGCTACGCCAAATAGCAAATGTTACAGTCGTAGCACCTAGTAGCGAAAAATCAGCCTGCGCTCACTCTATTACACTTACTCGCCCGCTTAGATTTATTCAACTAGATGATGGATTTTTTAAGCTTGATGATGCTACTCCTAGTGATTGTATCTATTTAGCGCTTGAGACAATGTTTAAGCATAAAAAGCCAGATCTTGTAATAAGTGGAATAAACCATGGTGCAAATGTCGGTGAAGATATCACATATTCAGGTACTTGTGGCGGAGCAATGGAAGGCACACTTCAAGGGGTAAATTCAATTGCTGTTTCACAGCTGTATAATAATGATAGTTTGGATAAATTTGGATTTGATCTAGCGTGTGAAATTACCTTAGAACTTGTACAAAATATCTTTGAAAATGGCTATCCGCTAGATGGAAGAGAGTTTTTAAATTTAAATATTCCAGCAGTTTCAAAAAATGAATATAAAGGCTTAAAGATAGTGCCAGTAGGTCAGCAAAATTATAACACAAATGCACAAATTCATCGCAATCCAAGAGGCCTTGAATACTACTGGCTAGGTACGCCTGGGATTCGCTATGCTGCTGATTTAGGCTATGATTGCGATATTACAACTCTTAATCAAAACTACGCTAGTTTAACACCAATTAAGCTTGATATGACCTCATATAAAAGTATTGAAATTTTAAAAAACTGGACAATTAATGAACGATAG
- the carB gene encoding carbamoyl-phosphate synthase large subunit gives MPKREDIKTILLIGSGPIIIGQACEFDYSGTQAAKTLKELGYKVVLINSNPATIMTDPDFADATYIEPITKESISRIIKKENVDALLPTMGGQVALNVAMELYENNMLGDVKFLGANPEAIKKGEDRVAFKEAMIKIGMDLPKSMYAYNMEEALKAANEIGFPLIIRASYTLGGAGSGVAYNLDEFRDIAESGIEASPINEILIEESLLGWKEYEMEVIRDRADNCIIVCSIENFDPMGVHTGDSITVAPALTLTDKEYQYMRDASFKILREIGVDTGGSNVQFAVNPKNGRMTVIEMNPRVSRSSALASKATGYPIAKVATMLAVGFTLDEIKNDITGTPASFEPVIDYIVTKIPRFTFEKFPGSNPYLGTAMKSVGEVMAIGRSFKESVQKALCSLEKDYSGFNHLNLSDEDLVFGLRNGHENRILYIAQAFRNGKSVEDVYELTKIDRWFLTQIYEIIEFEDRIDMDILNDKELLRKAKTWGFSDKMIAHLINSKDNLELSQNDIYYARMRHQIGLEYSEVDTCGGEFLALTPYLYSSTNITPNLPNLPTNSNNKKVLIIGGGPNRIGQGIEFDYCCVHASYALRDLGVTTIMYNCNPETVSTDYDTSDILYFEPIDFEHLRAVIERENPDGVIVHFGGQTPLKFSKRLSMIGAKIIGTTARVIDIAEDRKKFSEFIRLVNVAQPDNDTAISESEALEKANKIGYPVLVRPSYVLGGRAMRRVHSELELKEYMSEAVRVSNNSPVLLDKFLQDATELDVDAISDGKDVYIGAIMEHIEEAGIHSGDSASILPPCNLSKEIIAQVESCTKDIALKLGVVGLMNIQFAVYNDKLYIIEVNPRASRTVPFVSKATGLPMAKVATRVMWQGNLKEALEFYDQFKVVKFDGEIYKPSLNGVVCVKESVFPFNKLSGADLILGPEMKSTGEVMGISDSFEKSFVKSQIAAKNILPSGGTVFISLADADKNRGIELAKKFENLGFEIVATGGTYKTLAQAGVKCEMVYKISEGRPNIEDKLKNSQIALAVNTSDSKSSTSDAVKIRQAVLRFKIPYFTNMNAALKAAESISSNEEALEVKSLQEYLNR, from the coding sequence ATGCCAAAAAGAGAAGATATCAAGACAATTTTATTAATAGGTAGTGGTCCTATTATCATCGGCCAGGCTTGTGAATTTGATTATAGTGGTACTCAGGCTGCTAAGACTTTAAAAGAGTTAGGCTATAAAGTAGTACTAATTAACTCAAATCCAGCTACAATTATGACAGATCCAGACTTTGCCGATGCAACATATATTGAGCCAATTACTAAAGAGAGCATTAGTAGAATTATTAAAAAAGAGAATGTAGATGCGCTCTTACCTACGATGGGTGGTCAAGTTGCTTTAAATGTGGCTATGGAGCTTTATGAAAATAATATGCTTGGCGATGTTAAATTCCTAGGTGCTAATCCAGAAGCGATTAAAAAAGGGGAAGATAGGGTAGCATTTAAAGAGGCTATGATTAAAATCGGTATGGATCTACCAAAATCTATGTATGCATACAATATGGAAGAGGCTCTAAAAGCTGCTAATGAGATTGGATTTCCGCTTATTATTAGAGCGAGCTATACTCTTGGCGGTGCTGGTAGTGGTGTGGCATATAACCTTGATGAGTTTAGAGATATTGCTGAGAGTGGGATTGAGGCTAGTCCAATAAATGAGATTTTAATAGAAGAGAGTTTGCTAGGATGGAAAGAGTATGAGATGGAGGTTATTAGAGATAGAGCTGATAACTGCATTATCGTCTGCTCTATTGAAAACTTTGATCCTATGGGCGTGCATACAGGTGATTCTATAACTGTAGCTCCAGCACTTACTTTAACTGATAAAGAGTATCAATATATGCGTGATGCAAGCTTTAAAATCTTGCGTGAAATTGGCGTAGATACTGGAGGCAGCAATGTGCAATTTGCTGTAAATCCAAAAAATGGCCGAATGACTGTAATTGAGATGAATCCACGCGTAAGCAGAAGCTCAGCCCTAGCTAGTAAGGCTACAGGCTACCCAATTGCTAAGGTAGCAACTATGTTAGCTGTTGGCTTTACTCTTGATGAGATTAAAAACGATATCACAGGGACACCAGCAAGCTTTGAGCCAGTAATTGATTATATAGTAACTAAAATTCCTAGATTTACCTTTGAAAAATTCCCAGGTTCTAATCCATATCTAGGCACTGCGATGAAGAGTGTTGGCGAGGTTATGGCAATTGGTAGAAGTTTTAAAGAGAGCGTTCAAAAGGCTCTTTGTAGTTTAGAAAAAGATTATAGTGGATTTAATCATCTAAATTTAAGCGATGAAGATTTGGTTTTTGGATTAAGAAATGGCCATGAAAATAGAATTTTATATATTGCACAAGCTTTTAGAAATGGTAAAAGCGTAGAAGATGTTTATGAATTAACTAAGATTGATAGATGGTTTTTAACTCAAATTTATGAGATAATTGAATTTGAAGACCGTATCGATATGGATATTTTAAATGATAAAGAGCTATTAAGAAAGGCTAAAACTTGGGGCTTTAGCGATAAGATGATAGCGCATTTAATCAATTCTAAAGATAATCTAGAACTAAGTCAAAATGATATATATTATGCTAGAATGCGTCACCAAATTGGCTTAGAATATAGCGAGGTTGATACTTGTGGTGGCGAGTTTCTAGCACTGACCCCATATTTATATAGTAGCACAAATATCACTCCAAATTTACCAAATCTACCTACAAATAGCAATAATAAAAAGGTTTTAATAATTGGCGGAGGCCCTAATCGTATAGGTCAAGGTATCGAGTTTGATTATTGTTGTGTTCATGCTAGCTATGCTTTAAGAGATTTAGGTGTTACAACTATTATGTATAACTGTAATCCTGAAACTGTATCAACTGACTATGATACTAGCGATATTTTATATTTTGAACCAATTGATTTTGAACATTTAAGAGCGGTAATTGAGCGTGAAAATCCAGATGGTGTTATCGTTCATTTTGGCGGACAGACTCCACTTAAATTTTCTAAACGCTTATCAATGATCGGTGCTAAGATCATTGGAACTACAGCTAGAGTAATCGATATTGCTGAAGATAGAAAAAAATTTAGTGAGTTTATCCGCTTAGTTAATGTAGCTCAACCTGATAATGATACTGCTATTAGCGAATCTGAAGCACTAGAAAAGGCAAATAAAATCGGCTATCCAGTTTTAGTTCGCCCTAGCTATGTCTTAGGCGGTAGAGCAATGAGAAGAGTTCATAGCGAACTTGAGCTTAAAGAGTATATGAGTGAAGCAGTTAGAGTTAGTAATAACTCTCCAGTTTTACTTGATAAGTTTTTACAAGATGCAACTGAGCTTGATGTAGATGCTATTAGCGATGGCAAAGATGTATATATCGGTGCGATTATGGAACATATAGAAGAGGCTGGAATTCATAGTGGTGATAGTGCTAGTATCCTTCCTCCTTGCAATCTTTCTAAAGAGATTATAGCTCAAGTTGAGAGTTGCACAAAAGATATAGCGCTTAAATTAGGCGTAGTAGGTTTGATGAATATTCAATTTGCTGTATATAATGATAAATTATATATTATCGAGGTTAATCCAAGGGCTAGCCGTACAGTACCATTTGTAAGTAAAGCTACAGGCTTGCCAATGGCGAAGGTAGCAACACGCGTAATGTGGCAAGGTAATTTAAAAGAGGCGCTTGAGTTTTATGATCAATTTAAAGTAGTTAAATTTGATGGTGAAATTTATAAACCAAGCCTAAATGGTGTAGTATGCGTTAAAGAGAGCGTATTCCCATTTAATAAATTAAGTGGAGCTGATCTAATCTTAGGGCCAGAGATGAAAAGTACTGGCGAGGTTATGGGTATTAGCGATAGCTTTGAAAAGAGTTTTGTTAAATCGCAAATTGCAGCTAAAAATATCTTGCCAAGTGGTGGTACTGTCTTTATCAGTTTAGCTGATGCAGATAAGAACCGCGGTATTGAACTGGCTAAGAAATTTGAAAATTTAGGTTTTGAGATTGTAGCAACTGGTGGTACATATAAAACTCTAGCTCAAGCTGGAGTAAAATGCGAGATGGTTTATAAAATTAGTGAAGGCCGTCCAAATATCGAAGATAAACTCAAAAACTCACAAATTGCACTAGCAGTAAATACTAGCGATTCTAAAAGTAGTACAAGCGATGCAGTTAAGATTCGCCAAGCGGTATTAAGGTTTAAAATTCCATATTTTACAAATATGAATGCAGCTTTAAAAGCAGCTGAATCAATTAGCTCAAATGAAGAGGCCTTAGAGGTTAAGAGCTTGCAAGAGTATCTAAACAGATAA
- a CDS encoding Sua5/YciO/YrdC/YwlC family protein: MIYLAQTDTTAGFLSKDLKKLNAIKNRPLNQPCLICVSKFKNLQNFSRVPKKYKNLIRRSKKTTFIYPNLKAIRVVKDHPHTKLLDKLEWAYSTSANPHKKAFDIEFAVANADIIIDTKFTPAQASKIYKISKTNIRRIR; the protein is encoded by the coding sequence ATGATCTACCTAGCGCAAACTGATACAACAGCTGGATTTTTAAGCAAAGATTTAAAAAAGTTAAATGCTATTAAAAATCGCCCATTAAATCAACCATGTTTAATATGTGTAAGCAAATTTAAAAATTTGCAAAACTTTTCACGCGTACCAAAAAAGTATAAAAATCTAATACGCCGCTCCAAAAAAACAACATTTATATATCCAAATTTAAAAGCCATCAGAGTAGTAAAAGATCATCCTCATACTAAGTTATTAGATAAATTAGAGTGGGCATATTCTACTAGTGCAAACCCTCATAAAAAAGCATTTGATATCGAATTTGCGGTAGCTAATGCTGATATAATTATAGATACAAAATTCACCCCAGCACAAGCTTCAAAAATTTATAAAATATCTAAAACAAATATAAGAAGAATTAGATAA
- a CDS encoding nuclease-related domain-containing protein has protein sequence MLKNFWQNYKLVSNPSITPPDMVSRAGNLAESEFFDTISQIKGLNIYKNKRVKDSEAGLHEIDFIIVDGFKIYLIEFKHWVGSIKIEGDEWIQTTKKRTIAHQDPFAKLLKHTQIFKDFLANKEFNLSNYTVLSFVVFDKTRISMSKQIRQNKQIITKHNFLNLIHKNHNKIRPNSDEQNRLREILSSMTVWSRLHLYGGEVLTGSIRYFLIGSKKKKLPKHFRVNLDLNWQRNSTISFINALFGKRKKLKIKSKIYKIHPNDSVGFIQAGGYGIKHIKFGLIEKIVKDDEII, from the coding sequence ATGCTAAAAAACTTTTGGCAAAATTATAAGCTAGTATCAAATCCAAGCATAACACCACCTGATATGGTTAGTCGTGCTGGAAATTTAGCTGAAAGCGAATTTTTTGATACTATTAGCCAGATTAAAGGTCTAAATATATATAAAAATAAACGCGTAAAAGATAGCGAAGCTGGACTTCATGAGATAGATTTTATCATAGTTGATGGATTTAAAATTTATCTTATAGAGTTTAAGCACTGGGTTGGTAGCATTAAGATTGAAGGCGATGAGTGGATACAAACAACCAAAAAACGCACCATCGCACATCAAGATCCATTTGCCAAACTACTTAAACATACTCAAATTTTTAAAGATTTTCTAGCTAATAAGGAGTTTAATCTAAGCAACTATACAGTGCTAAGCTTTGTAGTTTTTGATAAAACTAGAATTAGTATGTCTAAACAAATTAGGCAAAATAAGCAGATAATTACTAAACATAACTTTTTAAATCTAATACATAAAAATCACAATAAAATACGCCCAAATAGCGATGAGCAAAATAGATTAAGAGAGATTCTAAGCTCTATGACTGTATGGTCTAGACTTCATCTATATGGTGGCGAGGTGCTAACTGGGTCTATACGATACTTTTTAATTGGTAGTAAAAAGAAAAAACTACCAAAACATTTTAGGGTAAATTTAGATCTAAACTGGCAAAGAAATAGCACAATAAGCTTTATTAACGCACTTTTTGGCAAACGAAAAAAGCTCAAAATTAAATCTAAAATATATAAAATTCATCCAAACGATAGCGTAGGATTTATTCAAGCTGGCGGATATGGAATTAAGCATATTAAATTTGGCCTAATAGAAAAAATAGTAAAAGATGATGAAATTATCTAA
- a CDS encoding tRNA threonylcarbamoyladenosine dehydratase, with product MNDRFTRSRWIFGDGFAKLQNAKVLVCGCGGVGGVCIDALYRSGVIGITAVDCDKFDITNQNRQIGSNFVGEYKTDVFAKLYPGIKCVNLRLTPENIDNLNLDEFDLVIDCIDDIPAKIALITKTYKKLLSSMGGAKRLDPTAIKIDSIWKTYNDPFAKKIRYELKKAGFNGDFKVVFSSELPNCTNLGSFIGVTASFGLNLAALAVNRLIKC from the coding sequence ATGAACGATAGATTTACTAGAAGTCGCTGGATATTTGGCGATGGATTTGCAAAACTTCAAAATGCTAAAGTACTAGTGTGTGGATGTGGTGGCGTAGGTGGGGTTTGCATTGATGCTTTATACCGTAGCGGAGTTATAGGCATAACTGCAGTAGATTGTGATAAATTTGATATAACTAATCAAAATCGCCAAATAGGTAGCAACTTTGTAGGCGAATATAAAACAGATGTATTTGCTAAATTATATCCTGGTATAAAGTGTGTAAATTTAAGACTTACTCCAGAAAATATTGATAATTTAAATTTAGATGAGTTTGATTTGGTTATAGATTGCATTGATGATATACCAGCAAAAATTGCTCTAATTACAAAAACTTATAAAAAGCTTTTAAGTTCAATGGGGGGAGCTAAAAGATTAGATCCGACTGCTATAAAAATAGATAGTATATGGAAAACCTACAATGACCCATTTGCTAAAAAAATTAGATATGAGCTAAAAAAGGCTGGATTTAATGGAGATTTTAAGGTAGTTTTTTCTAGCGAATTGCCAAACTGCACCAACTTAGGAAGCTTTATTGGAGTAACTGCGAGTTTTGGATTAAATTTAGCTGCACTTGCAGTAAATAGGCTAATTAAATGCTAA